Genomic window (Pyrus communis chromosome 13, drPyrComm1.1, whole genome shotgun sequence):
ATCTATAAAGTATAACTTAAAACATAAATAGTTCGAATAATTCAAGTTCAATCTGAGGCCCAACTaatccaaattttaaaaaataagaatctTGTGAATAAAGTAAGTGAAAGCTATGATACGGGTTGCAAATTAAGGAAAAAACTAGTCTCATTTTTTAAGAAACATGAAGTCTTTCTTTATCTTGTTATAAAATGCCAATGCTGACGCAGAACCCTATTGTATTTCTAAACTGGACCATAACCACATAAATGATCGACCTTGTTTTTATCGCAAACCTAACAAAAATTCCCAACAAGCAACAACCCAAATAATGGATCATAAATGTGGTTTGATAAGGTTCCACGTGGAAAATAAAACACAATGATTGGTCTATGATTTGAGTTCGGTTTTGGGCATATGAAATCGGTGCCCTTGCGTAGGGCCTCTAATCTAAAATGAATCTTAAAAATCATATCATCTATCTACATACCAACTTAGTTTGTGTTATAAAAACTTCAACTTTGAAGGATTCTGGGTTCTGCATATGAATAAGAGAAATAAGACATCCATATCCACAAGAAAAAtcacttttatgtttttagtttgATTATGACGGCTTTGGtctaaaattcgtttttatttatttcgttCATTAGTTTTGTTGATTTGAACTATAACATAAGTAATATTAATacgctttttttatttattaatacgCTATTTAGACCACATTCATTTGTTTAGATGTTCTTAATTAATACGCTATTTAGATTAATACCTATAAGCATATAAATTAGCTTTCTAGCAGCAGCTTTCTAGCCGGCCTTGAAATGAATTCAATGAAGTttgttaataattttatatagtGTAGGTTATATTGCTCATAAGCTTAAAACTACATACTaaagaaaaggataaaaaaaaatatttccccCCACATATTTTAGATACATCTTCCACATTTGTCACGTTAACAACTTTTTCATTTCAATAGATAAGGCAACTAGTTACGTATATATCTAGTAAACAACATTTTATACGATACTTTTACCTTCCAAGAAAGGCAACGTTTGCCGTCGCAAGATGAGAAATTCGAGTACGTTTGCTCGTATCTGGCAGCTCTCTCACAAAGGATTCTTAAGATCCCACATCCGTTGTGACTTTTGAGAGGGCATGTGCATTGGCAACCTGCGTACAAGACTTTTTCATCTTCGGACTCATTGAGGTAAAATCATCTTACATATCATCTGATCCCCAAGTTCAGAAATTTTGTATGAAAGAGCTGGCTTctgccctttgaaatttaagatGTTCTTAAAATTTGTCATCTAATTGCTCAACGAATTGTCTCTATGGACAGTACTAGGTAAGACAGCTACTAGCCTTATATGCCCTTATATGCTTTGCTATGGGCATCTATCTATAGGCTCACTCAGTATAGGTTGACATCTGTCGGCATGTTCTCTCAAAAGCTATGTCATGCTTACTCAAAAACTATTGACATCATCGGCATGCTCGCTCGGAAGTTGTTGGTATCTGTTGACAAGCTTGCAATATAACTTGACAAATGACTTTAAGCTTACCAAGGCTCGATGAAATGCCAATTTTTCATGCTATTACATCCAAAAAAATTTGTACGTTGCACTCGGTATTTTTACTGACCCTCCCAATAATATTTCCTATACCCGCAAGTGCATATTGTACTGAAAAATAAACCGAATTTGCCTTATCAATtgcctcatccttagattacaCTTGATCTAAATATTCGTCAACCATCTATCTCAAGTCAATAACAATACAACGTAATGAAAACGGAATAAGATCTTCTTCTATCCCTTTGGAATAATATACCATCATTGTCTTCTATCTAGACAAATCTCATAAACtggattttaataaaattttcctaaaaGAGACTCTCTGCCATCTCAAGgtttttgcacaatattttataaaataagcaCGAAAATTAtgccataaaaataaaatgacaaagaattcataaaaaatcttatttttctAAAAACTTCCTCAGTATTTCTCAGTAAATAGTAATatctctcttctttttatttttcaacaatAATATCTCCCTTGAGAATAATAACGTTGTAAGAAGAACAAGTAGTAGGCCATGCATGCATGTCAGCAATGTCCAAAATGTCATTCACAAGATACTCCATCAGTCCATCAGTCCATCCCACTTCCGCGAATCTTCCCACTCTGTACTTATTAGTACAGTCCCAATCAGACTTTTCACTTCTCGACGATCTTACCAAAAACACAAGCATTCAAAACCCTAGATTTGTGCTGGTCTTTTGACCCCAACTTGAAAACGATTGCGAAATACCCAAAAAGCCCTTCGCTCAATCGGCTTGTGAATTTTTTGGGTGGGGGGAGGTTGGTCATTACGCAAAGTCTTTCACGTTGGTCATTCGCAAAGTCTTTCACGTTGGTAATGAGAACAAAAACAGCAATATGCCCGTTGCCGGGAAATCttactttttactttttgtgaAAAAGGGATGCTATTTACAAAAACACTTACGTAAGGAGTTCTTAATTATAATGCGCCACGTTAAAATGTATTCATTGCAAACATAGACGGTTTATACATTTATGTGAGTCGAatatgaattttcttttatttaaatcaAGGGTGGGTGTCGAACCatgtttgaaattctttgatATGATAGATATTTTTTTATGGAAATATCCAAAAAATTCAGAAATATATGGAATGGAGGGAGTGATGTCTTAATTTTACAAGATATTagaaaaactcttaaatttcgGCTAAGATCGACATATTTCGTCAATGTTTTTGACATATCGATGAAATATCAGCAAACTGTAATATGacgttaaatttaattttaaatgaccATTTTTTagcaaatttttataattgcAACCGCTATCGATATTTatatacatcaatatttttataaatttgtatATGGATATTTTCACAGATACGACATTTTGAACACTAGTCGTCAAGAACCGATGCGCTATTGTTCTTAGAAAATGTTAGTCAACTGATTGCACCTTTTACCCGTGAGCACATGAATAAAATCAGGAAGATCTCTCCAACGTAAATAATAAATAGAGATTAAATGTCATTAAATCAACAGACCTTTTGACCGGCACCGAACACAGGTTAGGTAATTGCTTGCGTGTTTTACTGTTTCAGTGGGCCCGTGTCTTTCTTCTTTAGGGATGAATAATGGGGCCCGTGGCCTGGTTGGCAGTAAAATGATTGGGCCCACTTTCTTTCGTCGCGGCTTTCACGGGACCAGTGGGCCTGTGTCCCTGACGTGGGTCACGTGAGTGGTTAAGAGATTCTCGAGCTGTCCACCGGATGATGGGGTTTGATTGGTTGTGATTTGTTAACAGTCGTTTGAtagaagaaatttttagttacgATGGAAACACAAATAGTATACTATGTATTTTAATAGGTgtagtggaaaattttattttttaagttagtaatttttaacaaatatatCCCACCATTTACATAATGACACATGATATACTATTCTGTAtaccggtcacactgaaaaatctctcgtctaAAACATGCATTCTGCGGGCGAGTCAGTGGATCCCGCGGGCGAGAAACCATGTGTTATTGTGATATGATTGATAATATCCTTTATTAGGCATGAGGGATGTTTAGAAGAAAAGAAGTCAATATAGTTAACCTCATGATAGTGAGTTAACGATAATGCGATGCTGCTATTTAGACGCACAAATTGACAAGTTTATGtatacattttttaatataaatgaaacttacatataaaataaaacgCAATTGTGTTATAAAgcgtgtaaataaatatgccaATTTTATGTAtcataataattttgaaatcttTAGCACGACAGTATCTTTTACGTCACCTTGCGCTTTTTGGCCAAGTCTTCACTATTATTTAGTTGATCATTTtgtccttttcttttgttttatcatGTCAAGATTTCAGGCATGAGGAGTATAAAAACAGATTGAGGGATTCTATAAAAGCATTATGAATCGTTTATCTACTTAATACAATTGATTGGTTAAGcgattttagttttagttgattttttgcaaaaataacTTTTACAgagtaatttataatataaacggttTCAATCATAAACACTAAGTTCTATCAATAGGCCATGAAgtattttgagaaaaaaaatcctCAGCCTTAAGGAATCAAGCTCTTCTCTCACCTTTTTAAGATGATACTTTTGTTCGTGACTTTCACGTTTGAGTTTTGGATGAATGCTTTGACAATACGTTGTATGGATCTTATTTATCTTGAATAAAAGCATATTTCCCAACTAAAAAACTTCATCACCCAAAATTTTGGTACATTGCTCTGAGAATCTGAAGGGTAACTCAATTGCATAATCTGCTATTCACTTCTAAAACATGTATTCCTATCGTCTCTCCCCTTTCTCATGGTGTGTTCCTATGCTCTGATATTCCAGTTACAGAAATTACGTTTATTGTTTGTCACCGAAAACAACTCCGGCTTCTTCCATGGAATCATATGAACAACCATAGCCCGCAGTAGCCAGCGATGCTACACGATCTTCGTCTACAATTAGTTGAGTCAACTCCACATTCATCGTCTGTTAGACACCTGTGGTCACTACGAGCATCTGGGACGTGGCAAGCACTCTCAACTTGTTGGCCACCACATTCCCACGAATTCATTGTCGTAGGACATACTTGCATAGACATTGCACTTGTCCGTCGTGCTTGATTTCCGGCCTGCACAAATGAAATTACAACTCGTATAAGGACATAAAGAATAAGACCGCATCTTGTTTCTGTTTGCTCAAAGGAAAACTACTATGCATGCAGTTGAGTAGAAGCAACACCTTGAGAGAAGTCCAGTTACTATGGATGTAAGTCTCAGGAAGCCTGTCATGCCAACTTCTCAACACTGGAAGGGGATGACCCTCAGTTGTGAAAATATAATTTTGGTCATCCATAAATGAATCGTCGAACAGAAGAAATAGATACTTGCACCTACAAAAAACATAAGACACCGGTTCAGATATATCTTAAACTGCAATAGTTTATGCGTGATTCTTTTCTCTGTATTTGCACAGTGCAAGGGAAAAGCAACTCTTACGTCTCAGCAAGGAAGAAACTATGCTGATGATCTTCCAACTGCATAGTTGTGACATCTCTAATGCTCGCAAAACCTCCTTCCACTTTTGTGTATAAGTTCAGAGAATTTACAATTGACTCCCCCACTTCAATGTACCATGGATCTGATAACACAGAAACAAACATGGgcaaaaaatcagaaaaataggACCGGCTACAATCACGATAcaggatttttttttgtttcttatatCCTCTTGAATAAAAGAAATTTCATCTTAGGGCACTGAATGCTTACAAAATATCACCTGAACTTTTAGAACCatgtgaaaaatgaaaaataataaagaaaatcaaACCTTTAGTTGCTTGATACAAGTAGAATGTTGACTCGGCCAATTCAGGGCGCAGAGGATAATACTTTTCTGTGGGATGCAACATTTGATGGTCCAACAAATACCTAAATTATTTTACAGTTCGTATTagacagtttttttttttccccttatgAGAAATACTGTGGTAATAGGAACCAGCCATTAAAAACTAAGAAGTTCATATGTAGAATGTAAGAGTACAGACTCATAAGAAAACAGTTTCAAAAGCACCTTTCTGGTATTACTCCAAACTTTTTCCATACATAGAAAAATTCACGGTGTGAAGAATTTGCGGCTGCAATATCGCCAACAAGAACCTATAAACAAAGTTCACATCTAAAGATTAGAAGACTTTCTGAGGTTTGGAGTTATTATCGAAGTAGTATGACAAAGTTTAAGATTCCCTGCCTGTAGGCCAGGCCAAAATGCCTGAAGGCTAGTAAGCTGCCAATAAGTTGCTTTTCCTGTCCTCATATCAGCTTCATGGTACCTAATTACAGTAACATGCTTTATCAAAATAACTTTGCAGCCTACTTGTCTCAATTTAAACTTACAGCTAGAATCCAAACTTTCAACACTTGAaaagtgccaataataatttGAAATAAGGCATTCAATAAGGCCAGGAGGAAGTGTTATACCATGGACCGTGTCTGAAATATTTCTGCACAGCAATATAAGCAGAATGAAACATTCTCCAGAACTCCTCCTTTCCGAAAAGGATGTGGGCCTTAAATAGATACTCATAAAATGAATCAACCCCTAAATGAAGAAACATATAATCCAacatcagaaactaaaactctAAACACTCAAGATGCGTCAAGGGAATGGTTTCTGATGGCCTGGAGCCCACCACACAAGGAAATATTGGCACATGTATGATTTGGGAAACCCAATAAACTACGGAACAATACATATAATGTAGTACATTAAAGACCCCAAAGCCCTGACCAAACCTACCAGCTCCAATCCCAGATGAGTACTCAAGCCATTCCCCAGTTGATACATCCAGCGTTGTACCAAGTAGATTCAAGGAACTGCGCATGCCCCATAATTTACGAAGAGCACGTAAAGCTGCAGACTCGTATTTGGGGTCTCCAGTCAATCGGGACAATGCTCCCATTTCCAGAATTAGAGAACCTGAATTCATATAAAAAATCAAGAGATTCAGGAGTGTCACATTTATTGATGTCCACATCTGAATACAGCAAAAGAAAGCCCCTCACCACATCCTGAAGTGCTTGTTTCAGTAGTCTCATTCTCCATCACTCCATACTGTCCACAGAATTTCGCATTCATGCAGAGTCATATATCCTTCTTACAAACAAAACCACCaaaacattttcatatatttttgaaACTTGAGAGGTGAAGTCTCGAAAATTTTTGCAGGACACAGGTACACCCAACTATATGTTTAGACTGATAATAATGATATAGAAAGAATCATAGCATGCATACATCCCACAAATCACAATGTAATCGAATATTGGAGCTCAGCATGTCACAGGTAGTACCTTTAAGTTAATCCATGCATACGGCAACCCAGTGGGCGTGTTAAATGCAGGTAGGAAGCGTTTCCCTAAGTCCTCAGCCAAAGTAAGCAGCTGATTCTTGTAAACTCCTTGACCCAGCCTGTTTGAAGAATCACTTGCAAGTAAATGAGCAGAAACAAGTCCTCCAAGCACTCTTATGTTGCACTACAAAATAGCAATCAAGTGGAAAAGAGAACTAATTAAATACATAAAGAACAAAACTAGACAACAATATATATTGCTCTTGAATAACATTTAAAATAATATCTACATCCAGAAACTGCATCCCATTTTGAACAATCTAAAAGGTACGAGAATAATAAAGTTCTAGAATCAGCATAACTCAACTAAATTAAGCTTTTTTTCCACAAGCTATTGAATATATACCTCAAAGAGATTTACCCTCGCATCAACCTCAAACTTCAAATTGTCAGAAAGCCAAATAATTGCGCTTTCAAATTCAGTGTTGTTACCCATAATGACAAGGCTGCGAGAAAATTTTACATCAGAATGATGTGACGACAAAATTATACGAATCATAATGAAGAAAGTACCAGTGTTCAGCATAATATTGCTATAACTGAAGGCATATAAATTCAGATTATAGAAGAGTATCTATGACATAATCGGTTCATGTCAAACCTGGACAATGATTCTATAAGACTCAGAGCCGATCCACTGTAGCCTTGTGGTAGGTGTTCAAGCTGAAATAGGGAAAGAAAGCACTTCAATTTACTTTTGAAAATTGCAACTAATCATAATTCATTTTATCTAAAGATATAAAGTTACCTTCAGATTTCCAAGTTCACTAAGAGAGTCGGTGAAACTTTTACTCAGTGGCTTTAGCTCATCATGCTGCAAAGAATGCAGTTTTAATATCATACGAACGTAGGTGCAAAACCTAGAAGAAATAATGAACAAAAAACTTACCGGAAATGCATGGATCATGTAGTTGTCGTATGCATGATAAAACCTGAAAGGAGGGAAACAACTTTACTGTAAGAACCCTTCAAGTACTTCCACAAACAAACATAGACGTTGTACTAAAGAGATCCTCATACAGTTATCTACTCTTTTCTTATACAATTTGTTTAGTTCCTTCACACGTAGGCAAATTCTCCCAAAGACCAGAGTATATTTTACAGGGGTTTCCGGATGGCCAGTGCAAAACAAATCCGCAAGTCATAAAATGTGATTTCTTTACTTCAAAAAGTGCAAAAGAAATGCGAAAGTCATACCAATTAATAGTCTTAGGGTTGTTCTGTTTCATTTTCTTAAGAAAATTGCCTTTAGCCCATATCGTCGAAACCGTAACAACCGGAAATGTCTAGTTCCCCAAAGCCCCATACTTCAAGATCTCAAATTTACATTTCCATCAGTATTTGATTTACCAATTCCATCCAAGCATGCTATTCCACTTTGACAAATATCcatattttttcaaaattaatacaaaaacaaaCTCTTTCTACAATCTAATCACTTAAAACCAAAACTCCTACATTTTTTTCGAactaaaacacaaaatttacCAACAGAATCAaccaaaacaaacccaaatcagCAAAACCACAAAGTTCAGCTAAAAACCCCTGATTGGGGAGCAAAATTACGGATACCCATTAAGCTAAATTTACAAatattgaagaaaaatggaaacttCAGCTGAGAAACCGAGCGGGTGGAGGTGAAATTCGAGTTTACTTACATCTTACGGACTTTATCTCTGAGGCGTCGCTTCTTAGCTGCCCAACGGGGATCGGACGGCGATGCGGAGGTCAATAAGTTTATGAGGGTGGGAGAGATCAGAAAGAAGAGAAGAACCCATGTCGCGCATTTGCGCGGCAACATGGCTATTGGGCCAATTGGATTGGGATTCGTATCAGAGATGGAGAGCGAAGAATCAGAGGACTGAGGAAGGCGGGTTATTCTGCGATTTGCTAATTAGCTTGTCTGGTTGGTACTGCAGGCGCCAGGTAAttgtaagaaaaataaaattaaaagagcatgttataatttaaattaaatatattagaaGGAATTAGATGATTGGTGGATGTTGATGTACGTGTGTAAATGGGATTAGATGATTGGTCAACACAGTGTCATCCTTGTATTTTCTACGATTTGAGTTTTGATGATATTGATACGGATGCACTATAAAATAGTAAAATGCGAATGTGATCAAGATTGAGTTTGGACTCTATTTGGACCCAATATGGCTGATTGGACCACGTTGACAAGGCTCAACAGATAGTTATTGCGCTAGTTATGTTAATTCTAAATTAAGTATCGTTATCcatacatttattttattttcttacaaTTCTTTTAATTTGGGAGTGTTAAATTGAATGAACTGAAGAAAattaatggacaaaaattaacaagagtatataaaaggtaaaaagaagtgtgtgaaTAACTTACACTTCTGAGTCTAAGTCCAAAATTAATAACTATTATTAACTAGTTATTAGTTTAGTTATACTTTTTTTCTCAATATATGAAAAAGAGTCCACCACTAAAAACTATATATTGTAGATAAATACAAGTACGTCTTGTTCATTAACATCTTGAAAATATTCCGCCATAGTTAGGGCGGTTAAACCTACTCTCATATGAGCTCCTGACGGTTCATTCATTTGACCGTAGACTAGAGCTACTTTTGATTCTGCAATATTTGTTCATTAATTACTCCAGAGTCTTTCATTTCCATGTAAAGATCATTTCCTTCACGAGTACGTTCACCTACTCCGCCAAATACAGATACATCCCCATGAGCTTTGGCAATGTTGTTGATCAATTCCATAATGAGTATTGTTTTACCCACTCCAGCTCCTCCGAATAGTCCTATTTTTCCTCTACGACGATAAGGGGCTAAAAGGTCTACTACTTTAATTCCTGTTTCAAAAATAGATTTCTTTTGTTAACCCTATGTCCAAAACTAATGGGACAAGGTTGCCTCCATATATTCACTATTGTGGTTTGGCTCAATCAAAAGATGGGACATCTTTTTTGTTTATAGAAgtccaagaaaaattaaataacagtgcataaacaataaaacacgTGTTCCTTCTTTCATGatttaaaaagaaattcaaccatcaattatcatatcatatcatctacaaattataattaaagtAGAGAGCTTTTATAATATTGTTCATTAATTAAACTGTAGGGCAGTTGGAAGTTGAATTTCGATTTCGGTTATACCGATACAATCTTGACAAGAATCAATTGGAAGCTGCATGCATGACTCTACGATCAATTGCATGGCTGTTCTCTCTGGTCCAACGCACTCCTCGCTCACACAAAGACACCAAAACTATATGCAATGCAAAAATAGCAGACCAAAAACCACAAATGTATACTTAAATCCACGAAAATTCCATGCAGAAATAGTAACAACACATCAAATCCCCTGAAACTCCTCCCATCCATATATCAAACACTCACTCCACCTTCTTCCCCTGTCCTCCGTTTTTCTCAAAGCTATTACTTAATTTGCCTTCTCTTTCCAACTTCCATTGAGGAAAGATCTCAGGGGAAGAAGCAGGTCTCACTCTAAACCCTGATCTTCCTCTAGCtaccaccatcatcatcatcatcatcatcatcatcatcattatctGTCTCTCTTTCCAATAACATGGCTATTGCTatacttcttcttctcttcttctccatTCCCTTCTCCGAATCGAAGCTCACCAAAGATTACTACAAGCAAACTTGTCCAGACTTTCAGAAGATTGTCAGAGACACCGCGTCCCAAAAGCAAGCCGCCCAACCCACCACCGCCGCAGGCACTCTCCGCCTCTTCGTCCACGACTGCTTAGTTGAGGGTTGTGACGGCTCCGTCCTCATTGCCTCCAACCATCTCAACAAAGCTGAGCGCGATGCTGAGATCAACGAATCCCTAGCAGGTGATGGTTTTGAGGTGGTAGTCCGTGCCAAGACCGCCCTGGAGCTCACCTGCCCAGGGATTGTCTCGTGCGCAGACATTCTCGCGGAGGCCACACGTGACCTTGTCACGATGGTTGGTGGACCCTTCTACTCCGTCAGGTTGGGACGAAAAGATGGACAGGTTTCCCTTGCGTCCAAGGTTGAGGGAAACTTGCCAAGAGCAAACCAAACCGTGGATGAGCTCATCAAATTCTTCGCCGCTAGGGGTTTCACAATTGAAGAAATGGTTGCCTTAACTGGTGGACACACAATTGGGTTCTCTCATTGCAAGGAGTTCACTGACAGGCTTTTCCATTACAGCAAAACTACTCCAACAGACCCAGAAATCAACCCTAAATACGCCGAAGGCTTGAAGATGACATGCGGTAACTACACAACTAACCCCGCCATGGCTGCCTTCAACGACGTGTTAACACCTGGAAAATTTGATAACATGTACTATCAGAATCTAAAGAGGGGCTTGGGGCTGCTGGCATCAGACCATGCACTTACTAAGGACCCGAGGACGAAGCCTTTTGTGGAGTTGTACTCTACTGACCAGGCGGAGTTTTTCAAGGCTTTTTCTCATGCAATGGAGAAACTTGGACATCATGAGATTAAGACCGGGCATCAGGGAGAGGTGAGGCGCAGGTGCGACGCGTTTAACTCGCTTCAGGCTTAGATTATAATGAAGGATgagagatgaagaagaagaagatgatgatgatgatgatgaaatgATAATTAAGAGATGATTGTTATTATTGGTTTTCATTTGGCCATGGATTAATTCATCACTAGggaataaagagagagagagagagagtttttaCAAATCtctctgtttttattttatttttctttcttttcttatttggttCGATATGTGacatgatgatgatggtggtgatgatgatggtACATAAGTTCATGATTATATGATATTTGAGTATTTATACATTACAGTGTGATTTTTGTGATAGCTTTCGAGCtgtgatgattttttatttgatttttaaagACGATAGTATTTACATTAAAATGGTAAGGAAGTGGGTTAAGCCTTACATTGAGTTTGTCATAATAAGAGGTCTTTAATTTTAAGGGAATGGATCCCCATTTTTAAATGGTGCTTAGTTGTGGAGATCACACCACATCCAACCTTAATGATCCAAACAGTCTATTTTTAaattgcacctcatagatcatttttacaaaatattaggcaaatcaaaaatatttgaggcatctaattgagttcaaagaaattgccGAACACTTTGTTCTAAGAAAACATTTAATTTCatcatgataattaaatagataAATGGTTTCGAATTGAATTGACTTTTTGTAAGAGTGATCTATGAATTgagacttaaaaaataaatgtgcGGATCATTAAAGTTCAATGTGAAGTGAGGCCCAAAATTAATCCCCATATTTTAACAAAATGGGGACCCCTTCAATTAAAGGTAGTGTAGTACTAGAATCTAGATCTCTAATATTAATCGCACTGATCTAAAAATCCCTGCCTAGCGCCGCGTAGGCGCTAGTCAGTTGGCCACCACcctgattaatgcctaggcgtttgaaaattaagaaatgacgctTAAACCTGCTGAGGCACCCGCTTAGACCGCCTAGCCCGCCAATACCCACCTAgattgcgactcacttagacagaaaatagataactttcattttacattttatttttttttcaaaaaattgtaatagacttgttgaatgcttaaacaaacagacattatatgcttgttcctcatgttttcattatgttcaaatacttcataatatatatatatctcattctattttgtagtctATGATGCAATTATAGATATTTTAAGCATAAagagacacttatttacacgaaatataatatatttacttaaatccgtctagCCGCCTAGGCGTTAGGCCCCAAcccaccgcccgactagcgcctagtgtcttttagaaccttgattaaTCCACAGTAACGTCACCTCAAACGTTAATTAATTGTTCGTTAGGGTCAAATAATTATCAGGAAAACGCCTTTGAGATCAAATACAGAGAGGCATGCAGGGAAACATCAAAAGTTTTTTCAGATTAAATACCAAATAATGAATTGCAACCTCAAACACCTGCATATTAAAGATTTGAGCTTCAAAAGAATCGCATCTATTTATGCATGGTGATATGCACAGTGGTGTCCGGCGCCGGAAAGTCATCTTGCTGAAGTCGGAACATCAAAACACAAGACACATAGCTGGCTAGCTATCACCCATTTCACAAGTCATGCTTGCCATTGCTATGTGTGAGCTTTTGATTTCCAAGGGGAAATGGAAACTTTAGGGAACAAAAGTTGGATGGGATTGCAGGAAGCATTttaggttttgaataaaactGAATCTAATTGATTGTAAGGCTATAAAAGGCTAGCTATTGTCAACTAAACCGAGTAGTCGTTCTAACTGATAAGTTGCTTAATTTTCAGCAATCGATACTTCTATTCGGTTAAGAACTGTCGAACTCAAAGTTGTTACTTGTTAGTCAGTTTTACACAGCTCATAGAACTGTTCTACTATTACGTATAAATTTCCAGCCTTATTTGTAGTTCTCCATTCATTCACCAAAACAAACAAGTTTCTATCGAAGTTCTTCAAAATTGTTTTACTTTTCTCCTAGCCAT
Coding sequences:
- the LOC137712856 gene encoding alpha-mannosidase I MNS5; the encoded protein is MLPRKCATWVLLFFLISPTLINLLTSASPSDPRWAAKKRRLRDKVRKMFYHAYDNYMIHAFPHDELKPLSKSFTDSLSELGNLKLEHLPQGYSGSALSLIESLSSLVIMGNNTEFESAIIWLSDNLKFEVDARVNLFECNIRVLGGLVSAHLLASDSSNRLGQGVYKNQLLTLAEDLGKRFLPAFNTPTGLPYAWINLKYGVMENETTETSTSGCGSLILEMGALSRLTGDPKYESAALRALRKLWGMRSSLNLLGTTLDVSTGEWLEYSSGIGAGVDSFYEYLFKAHILFGKEEFWRMFHSAYIAVQKYFRHGPWYHEADMRTGKATYWQLTSLQAFWPGLQVLVGDIAAANSSHREFFYVWKKFGVIPERYLLDHQMLHPTEKYYPLRPELAESTFYLYQATKDPWYIEVGESIVNSLNLYTKVEGGFASIRDVTTMQLEDHQHSFFLAETCKYLFLLFDDSFMDDQNYIFTTEGHPLPVLRSWHDRLPETYIHSNWTSLKAGNQARRTSAMSMQVCPTTMNSWECGGQQVESACHVPDARSDHRCLTDDECGVDSTNCRRRSCSIAGYCGLWLFI
- the LOC137713737 gene encoding peroxidase 41-like yields the protein MAIAILLLLFFSIPFSESKLTKDYYKQTCPDFQKIVRDTASQKQAAQPTTAAGTLRLFVHDCLVEGCDGSVLIASNHLNKAERDAEINESLAGDGFEVVVRAKTALELTCPGIVSCADILAEATRDLVTMVGGPFYSVRLGRKDGQVSLASKVEGNLPRANQTVDELIKFFAARGFTIEEMVALTGGHTIGFSHCKEFTDRLFHYSKTTPTDPEINPKYAEGLKMTCGNYTTNPAMAAFNDVLTPGKFDNMYYQNLKRGLGLLASDHALTKDPRTKPFVELYSTDQAEFFKAFSHAMEKLGHHEIKTGHQGEVRRRCDAFNSLQA